A region of Arabidopsis thaliana chromosome 5, partial sequence DNA encodes the following proteins:
- a CDS encoding arogenate dehydrogenase encodes MIFQSHSHHLLLYQSSSSSSFFFLPKLITKPPLSLSFTSLSSMLPSLSLSTANRHLSVTDTIPLPNSNSNATPPLRIAIIGFGNYGQFLAETLISQGHILFAHSRSDHSSAARRLGVSYFTDLHDLCERHPDVVLLCTSILSIENILKTLPFQRLRRNTLFVDVLSVKEFAKTLLLQYLPEDFDILCTHPMFGPQSVSSNHGWRGLRFVYDKVRIGEERLRVSRCESFLEIFVREGCEMVEMSVTDHDKFAAESQFITHTLGRLLGMLKLISTPINTKGYEALLDLAENICGDSFDLYYGLFVYNNNSLEVLERIDLAFEALRKELFSRLHGVVRKQSFEGEAKKVHVFPNCGENDASLDMMRSEDVVVKYEYNSQVSGSVNDGSRLKIGIVGFGNFGQFLGKTMVKQGHTVLAYSRSDYTDEAAKLGVSYFSDLDDLFEEHPEVIILCTSILSTEKVLESLPFQRLKRSTLFVDVLSVKEFPRNLFLQTLPQDFDILCTHPMFGPESGKNGWNNLAFVFDKVRIGMDDRRKSRCNSFLDIFAREGCRMVEMSCAEHDWHAAGSQFITHTVGRLLEKLSLESTPIDTKGYETLLKLVENTAGDSFDLYYGLFLYNPNAMEQLERFHVAFESLKTQLFGRLHSQHSHELAKSSSPKTTKLLTS; translated from the exons ATGATCTTTCAATCTcattctcatcatcttcttctctatcaatcctcatcttcctcctccttcttcttcctcccaAAGCTCATCACCAAACCTCCTCTCTCCCTCTCATTTACCTCTCTTTCCTCAATGctcccttctctctctctctccaccgCCAACCGCCACCTCTCCGTCACCGACACCATCCCTCTTCCCAACTCCAACTCCAACGCCACCCCTCCTCTCCGTATCGCCATCATCGGATTCGGAAACTACGGCCAATTCCTTgccgaaaccctaatttctcaAGGCCACATTCTCTTCGCTCACTCCCGATCCGATCACTCCTCCGCCGCTCGCCGTCTCGGTGTCTCATACTTCACCGATCTTCACGATCTCTGCGAACGTCATCCTGACGTAGTCCTTCTCTGTACTTCAATCCTCTCCATAGAGAATATTCTCAAAACGTTGCCGTTTCAGAGACTCCGTCGCAACACTCTCTTCGTTGATGTTCTCTCCGTTAAAGAGTTTGCTAaaactcttctccttcaatACTTACCTGAAGATTTCGATATTCTTTGTACACATCCAATGTTTGGTCCTCAGAGTGTGAGTTCAAATCATGGCTGGAGAGGATTAAGATTTGTGTATGATAAAGTTAGGATTGgggaagagagattgagagtcTCAAGGTGTGAGAGTTTTCTTGAGATTTTTGTTAGAGAAGGATGTGAGATGGTGGAGATGAGTGTTACTGATCATGATAAGTTTGCTGCTGAATCACAGTTTATAACTCATACTCTTGGTAGGCTTTTGGGGATGTTGAAGTTGATATCGACGCCGATTAATACGAAAGGGTACGAGGCGTTGCTTGATTTAGCTGAGAATATTTGTGGGGatagttttgatttgtattaTGGGTTGTTTGTGTATAATAACAACTCTTTGGAGGTGTTAGAGAGGATTGATTTGGCTTTCGAGGCTTTGCGTAAGGAGCTTTTTAGTCGGCTTCACGGTGTTGTGAGGAAGCAGTCTTTTGAAGGTGAAGCAAAgaaagttcatgtttttccAAATTGTGGTGAAAATGATGCTTCTTTGGATATGATGAG GTCAGAAGATGTTGTTGTGAAGTATGAATATAACTCCCAGGTGTCTGGTAGTGTTAATGACGGTTCGAGGCTCAAGATTGGTATCGTCGGGTTTGGAAATTTTGGACAGTTTCTAGGTAAAACCATGGTCAAGCAGGGTCACACTGTGTTAGCTTATTCCAGAAGTGACTACACTGATGAAGCAGCAAAGCTCGGTGTTTCGTATTTTTCAGATCTTGATGATCTATTTGAAGAGCATCCTGAAGTTATTATTCTCTGTACGTCAATCCTTTCGACTGAAAAAGTTCTCGAGTCACTACCGTTTCAGAGACTGAAGAGAAGCACACTTTTTGTGGATGTACTCTCAGTAAAAGAGTTCCCGAGGAatttatttcttcaaactctcccacaagattttgatattttgtgcACGCATCCTATGTTTGGGCCAGAGAGTGGTAAAAATGGATGGAACAATCTTGCCTTTGTGTTTGATAAGGTTAGGATTGGAATGGATGATAGAAGAAAATCGAGGTGTAACagttttcttgatatttttgcCCGTGAAGGATGTCGTATGGTGGAGATGTCGTGTGCTGAACATGATTGGCATGCTGCTGGATCACAGTTTATCACACACACAGTGGGAAGGCTTCTGGAGAAGCTGAGCTTGGAATCTACTCCTATAGATACCAAAGGTTATGAGACATTGCTAAAACTGGTGGAGAATACTGCTGGTGACAGCTTTGATCTGTACTATGGACTATTTTTATACAATCCTAATGCAATGGAACAGCTTGAGAGGTTTCATGTGGCTTTTGAATCATTGAAGACACAGCTCTTTGGACGACTACATTCTCAACATTCTCATGAGCTAGCTAAATCATCTTCCCCAAAGACAACTAAGCTATTAACTAGCTAA
- a CDS encoding inhibitor/lipid-transfer protein/seed storage 2S albumin superfamily protein, putative (DUF784) (LOCATED IN: endomembrane system; CONTAINS InterPro DOMAIN/s: Protein of unknown function DUF784, Arabidopsis thaliana (InterPro:IPR008502); BEST Arabidopsis thaliana protein match is: Protein of unknown function (DUF784) (TAIR:AT5G34905.1); Has 112 Blast hits to 112 proteins in 2 species: Archae - 0; Bacteria - 0; Metazoa - 0; Fungi - 0; Plants - 112; Viruses - 0; Other Eukaryotes - 0 (source: NCBI BLink).): protein MAKFNSQITTLFIVVALVCAFVPAFSVEKAEANLLWNNCLVKITPKCALDIIAAVFENGTMSDPCLQRLLRDISYSSSVCRD, encoded by the coding sequence ATGGCTAAATTTAACTCTCAGATTACTACGCTATTCATTGTTGTAGCTTTGGTGTGTGCATTTGTTCCAGCTTTCTCAGTCGAAAAAGCTGAAGCAAATTTATTGTGGAATAATTGTCTTGTTAAAATCACTCCTAAGTGTGCGTTAGATATAATTGCTGCTGTCTTCGAAAATGGAACAATGTCTGATCCTTGTTTGCAGAGATTACTTAGAGATATAAGCTACTCATCGAGTGTTTGTAGAGATTGA
- a CDS encoding arogenate dehydrogenase — translation MLPSLSLSTANRHLSVTDTIPLPNSNSNATPPLRIAIIGFGNYGQFLAETLISQGHILFAHSRSDHSSAARRLGVSYFTDLHDLCERHPDVVLLCTSILSIENILKTLPFQRLRRNTLFVDVLSVKEFAKTLLLQYLPEDFDILCTHPMFGPQSVSSNHGWRGLRFVYDKVRIGEERLRVSRCESFLEIFVREGCEMVEMSVTDHDKFAAESQFITHTLGRLLGMLKLISTPINTKGYEALLDLAENICGDSFDLYYGLFVYNNNSLEVLERIDLAFEALRKELFSRLHGVVRKQSFEGEAKKVHVFPNCGENDASLDMMRSEDVVVKYEYNSQVSGSVNDGSRLKIGIVGFGNFGQFLGKTMVKQGHTVLAYSRSDYTDEAAKLGVSYFSDLDDLFEEHPEVIILCTSILSTEKVLESLPFQRLKRSTLFVDVLSVKEFPRNLFLQTLPQDFDILCTHPMFGPESGKNGWNNLAFVFDKVRIGMDDRRKSRCNSFLDIFAREGCRMVEMSCAEHDWHAAGSQFITHTVGRLLEKLSLESTPIDTKGYETLLKLVENTAGDSFDLYYGLFLYNPNAMEQLERFHVAFESLKTQLFGRLHSQHSHELAKSSSPKTTKLLTS, via the exons ATGctcccttctctctctctctccaccgCCAACCGCCACCTCTCCGTCACCGACACCATCCCTCTTCCCAACTCCAACTCCAACGCCACCCCTCCTCTCCGTATCGCCATCATCGGATTCGGAAACTACGGCCAATTCCTTgccgaaaccctaatttctcaAGGCCACATTCTCTTCGCTCACTCCCGATCCGATCACTCCTCCGCCGCTCGCCGTCTCGGTGTCTCATACTTCACCGATCTTCACGATCTCTGCGAACGTCATCCTGACGTAGTCCTTCTCTGTACTTCAATCCTCTCCATAGAGAATATTCTCAAAACGTTGCCGTTTCAGAGACTCCGTCGCAACACTCTCTTCGTTGATGTTCTCTCCGTTAAAGAGTTTGCTAaaactcttctccttcaatACTTACCTGAAGATTTCGATATTCTTTGTACACATCCAATGTTTGGTCCTCAGAGTGTGAGTTCAAATCATGGCTGGAGAGGATTAAGATTTGTGTATGATAAAGTTAGGATTGgggaagagagattgagagtcTCAAGGTGTGAGAGTTTTCTTGAGATTTTTGTTAGAGAAGGATGTGAGATGGTGGAGATGAGTGTTACTGATCATGATAAGTTTGCTGCTGAATCACAGTTTATAACTCATACTCTTGGTAGGCTTTTGGGGATGTTGAAGTTGATATCGACGCCGATTAATACGAAAGGGTACGAGGCGTTGCTTGATTTAGCTGAGAATATTTGTGGGGatagttttgatttgtattaTGGGTTGTTTGTGTATAATAACAACTCTTTGGAGGTGTTAGAGAGGATTGATTTGGCTTTCGAGGCTTTGCGTAAGGAGCTTTTTAGTCGGCTTCACGGTGTTGTGAGGAAGCAGTCTTTTGAAGGTGAAGCAAAgaaagttcatgtttttccAAATTGTGGTGAAAATGATGCTTCTTTGGATATGATGAG GTCAGAAGATGTTGTTGTGAAGTATGAATATAACTCCCAGGTGTCTGGTAGTGTTAATGACGGTTCGAGGCTCAAGATTGGTATCGTCGGGTTTGGAAATTTTGGACAGTTTCTAGGTAAAACCATGGTCAAGCAGGGTCACACTGTGTTAGCTTATTCCAGAAGTGACTACACTGATGAAGCAGCAAAGCTCGGTGTTTCGTATTTTTCAGATCTTGATGATCTATTTGAAGAGCATCCTGAAGTTATTATTCTCTGTACGTCAATCCTTTCGACTGAAAAAGTTCTCGAGTCACTACCGTTTCAGAGACTGAAGAGAAGCACACTTTTTGTGGATGTACTCTCAGTAAAAGAGTTCCCGAGGAatttatttcttcaaactctcccacaagattttgatattttgtgcACGCATCCTATGTTTGGGCCAGAGAGTGGTAAAAATGGATGGAACAATCTTGCCTTTGTGTTTGATAAGGTTAGGATTGGAATGGATGATAGAAGAAAATCGAGGTGTAACagttttcttgatatttttgcCCGTGAAGGATGTCGTATGGTGGAGATGTCGTGTGCTGAACATGATTGGCATGCTGCTGGATCACAGTTTATCACACACACAGTGGGAAGGCTTCTGGAGAAGCTGAGCTTGGAATCTACTCCTATAGATACCAAAGGTTATGAGACATTGCTAAAACTGGTGGAGAATACTGCTGGTGACAGCTTTGATCTGTACTATGGACTATTTTTATACAATCCTAATGCAATGGAACAGCTTGAGAGGTTTCATGTGGCTTTTGAATCATTGAAGACACAGCTCTTTGGACGACTACATTCTCAACATTCTCATGAGCTAGCTAAATCATCTTCCCCAAAGACAACTAAGCTATTAACTAGCTAA
- a CDS encoding ECA1 gametogenesis family protein (DUF784) (Protein of unknown function (DUF784); FUNCTIONS IN: molecular_function unknown; INVOLVED IN: biological_process unknown; LOCATED IN: endomembrane system; CONTAINS InterPro DOMAIN/s: Protein of unknown function DUF784, Arabidopsis thaliana (InterPro:IPR008502); BEST Arabidopsis thaliana protein match is: Protein of unknown function (DUF784) (TAIR:AT5G34887.1); Has 30201 Blast hits to 17322 proteins in 780 species: Archae - 12; Bacteria - 1396; Metazoa - 17338; Fungi - 3422; Plants - 5037; Viruses - 0; Other Eukaryotes - 2996 (source: NCBI BLink).) translates to MAKFNSQITTLFIVVALVCAFVPAFSVEEAEANLLWNTCLVKITPKCALDIIVAVFENGTMPDPCCNDLVKEGKVCHDTLIKYIADKPMLIAHEIEYLKKSDDLWKHCVSISKSA, encoded by the coding sequence ATGGCTAAATTTAACTCTCAGATTACTACGCTATTCATTGTTGTAGCTTTGGTGTGTGCATTTGTTCCAGCTTTCTCAGtcgaagaagctgaagcaaatTTATTATGGAATACTTGTCTTGTTAAAATCACTCCTAAGTGTGCGTTAGATATAATTGTTGCTGTCTTCGAAAATGGAACAATGCCTGATCCTTGTTGCAACGATCTCgttaaagaaggaaaagtgtGTCACGATACgcttattaaatatattgcaGATAAACCCATGTTAATTGCTCACGAAATAGAATACTTGAAGAAAAGTGATGACTTGTGGAAACATTGTGTCTCAATCTCCAAAAGTGcttga
- a CDS encoding arogenate dehydrogenase (arogenate dehydrogenase; FUNCTIONS IN: binding, prephenate dehydrogenase (NADP+) activity, catalytic activity; INVOLVED IN: tyrosine biosynthetic process, metabolic process; EXPRESSED IN: 24 plant structures; EXPRESSED DURING: 15 growth stages; CONTAINS InterPro DOMAIN/s: Prephenate dehydrogenase (InterPro:IPR003099), NAD(P)-binding domain (InterPro:IPR016040); BEST Arabidopsis thaliana protein match is: prephenate dehydrogenase family protein (TAIR:AT1G15710.1); Has 1942 Blast hits to 1528 proteins in 619 species: Archae - 162; Bacteria - 1128; Metazoa - 21; Fungi - 62; Plants - 205; Viruses - 0; Other Eukaryotes - 364 (source: NCBI BLink).) produces the protein MAETLITKPPLSLSFTSLSSMLPSLSLSTANRHLSVTDTIPLPNSNSNATPPLRIAIIGFGNYGQFLAETLISQGHILFAHSRSDHSSAARRLGVSYFTDLHDLCERHPDVVLLCTSILSIENILKTLPFQRLRRNTLFVDVLSVKEFAKTLLLQYLPEDFDILCTHPMFGPQSVSSNHGWRGLRFVYDKVRIGEERLRVSRCESFLEIFVREGCEMVEMSVTDHDKFAAESQFITHTLGRLLGMLKLISTPINTKGYEALLDLAENICGDSFDLYYGLFVYNNNSLEVLERIDLAFEALRKELFSRLHGVVRKQSFEGEAKKVHVFPNCGENDASLDMMRSEDVVVKYEYNSQVSGSVNDGSRLKIGIVGFGNFGQFLGKTMVKQGHTVLAYSRSDYTDEAAKLGVSYFSDLDDLFEEHPEVIILCTSILSTEKVLESLPFQRLKRSTLFVDVLSVKEFPRNLFLQTLPQDFDILCTHPMFGPESGKNGWNNLAFVFDKVRIGMDDRRKSRCNSFLDIFAREGCRMVEMSCAEHDWHAAGSQFITHTVGRLLEKLSLESTPIDTKGYETLLKLVENTAGDSFDLYYGLFLYNPNAMEQLERFHVAFESLKTQLFGRLHSQHSHELAKSSSPKTTKLLTS, from the exons ATGGCAGAGACA CTCATCACCAAACCTCCTCTCTCCCTCTCATTTACCTCTCTTTCCTCAATGctcccttctctctctctctccaccgCCAACCGCCACCTCTCCGTCACCGACACCATCCCTCTTCCCAACTCCAACTCCAACGCCACCCCTCCTCTCCGTATCGCCATCATCGGATTCGGAAACTACGGCCAATTCCTTgccgaaaccctaatttctcaAGGCCACATTCTCTTCGCTCACTCCCGATCCGATCACTCCTCCGCCGCTCGCCGTCTCGGTGTCTCATACTTCACCGATCTTCACGATCTCTGCGAACGTCATCCTGACGTAGTCCTTCTCTGTACTTCAATCCTCTCCATAGAGAATATTCTCAAAACGTTGCCGTTTCAGAGACTCCGTCGCAACACTCTCTTCGTTGATGTTCTCTCCGTTAAAGAGTTTGCTAaaactcttctccttcaatACTTACCTGAAGATTTCGATATTCTTTGTACACATCCAATGTTTGGTCCTCAGAGTGTGAGTTCAAATCATGGCTGGAGAGGATTAAGATTTGTGTATGATAAAGTTAGGATTGgggaagagagattgagagtcTCAAGGTGTGAGAGTTTTCTTGAGATTTTTGTTAGAGAAGGATGTGAGATGGTGGAGATGAGTGTTACTGATCATGATAAGTTTGCTGCTGAATCACAGTTTATAACTCATACTCTTGGTAGGCTTTTGGGGATGTTGAAGTTGATATCGACGCCGATTAATACGAAAGGGTACGAGGCGTTGCTTGATTTAGCTGAGAATATTTGTGGGGatagttttgatttgtattaTGGGTTGTTTGTGTATAATAACAACTCTTTGGAGGTGTTAGAGAGGATTGATTTGGCTTTCGAGGCTTTGCGTAAGGAGCTTTTTAGTCGGCTTCACGGTGTTGTGAGGAAGCAGTCTTTTGAAGGTGAAGCAAAgaaagttcatgtttttccAAATTGTGGTGAAAATGATGCTTCTTTGGATATGATGAG GTCAGAAGATGTTGTTGTGAAGTATGAATATAACTCCCAGGTGTCTGGTAGTGTTAATGACGGTTCGAGGCTCAAGATTGGTATCGTCGGGTTTGGAAATTTTGGACAGTTTCTAGGTAAAACCATGGTCAAGCAGGGTCACACTGTGTTAGCTTATTCCAGAAGTGACTACACTGATGAAGCAGCAAAGCTCGGTGTTTCGTATTTTTCAGATCTTGATGATCTATTTGAAGAGCATCCTGAAGTTATTATTCTCTGTACGTCAATCCTTTCGACTGAAAAAGTTCTCGAGTCACTACCGTTTCAGAGACTGAAGAGAAGCACACTTTTTGTGGATGTACTCTCAGTAAAAGAGTTCCCGAGGAatttatttcttcaaactctcccacaagattttgatattttgtgcACGCATCCTATGTTTGGGCCAGAGAGTGGTAAAAATGGATGGAACAATCTTGCCTTTGTGTTTGATAAGGTTAGGATTGGAATGGATGATAGAAGAAAATCGAGGTGTAACagttttcttgatatttttgcCCGTGAAGGATGTCGTATGGTGGAGATGTCGTGTGCTGAACATGATTGGCATGCTGCTGGATCACAGTTTATCACACACACAGTGGGAAGGCTTCTGGAGAAGCTGAGCTTGGAATCTACTCCTATAGATACCAAAGGTTATGAGACATTGCTAAAACTGGTGGAGAATACTGCTGGTGACAGCTTTGATCTGTACTATGGACTATTTTTATACAATCCTAATGCAATGGAACAGCTTGAGAGGTTTCATGTGGCTTTTGAATCATTGAAGACACAGCTCTTTGGACGACTACATTCTCAACATTCTCATGAGCTAGCTAAATCATCTTCCCCAAAGACAACTAAGCTATTAACTAGCTAA